The DNA region gagcaaatgagaatcatgaggtcaaaggaactgcctgaagagctcagagacagaattgtggtaaggcacagatctggccaaggttacaaaaaaatttctactgcacttaaggttcctaagagcacagtggcctccataatccttaaatggaagacgttttgggacgaccagaacccttcctagagctggccgtccggccaaactgagctatcgggggagaagagccttggtgagagaggtaaagaagaacccaaagatcactgtggctgagctccagagatgcagtcgggagatgggagaaagttgtagaaagtcaaccatcattgcagccctccaccagtcggggctttatggcagagtggcccgacggaagcctctcctcattgcaagacacatgaaagcccgcatggagtttgctaaaaaaacacctgaaggactccaagatggtgagaaataagattctctggtctgatgagaccaagatataACTTtctggccttaattctaaacggtatgtgtggagaacaccaggcactgctcatcacctttccaatacagtcccaacagtgaagcatggtggtggcagcatcatgctgtgggggtgtttttcagctgcagggacaggacgactagTTGCAAtcaagggaaagatgaatgcggccaagtacagggatatcctggacaaaaaccttctccagagtgctcaggaaaTCAGACTGAGCcaaaggtttaccttccaacaagacaatgaccctaagcacacagctaaaagaacgaagaagtggcttcacaacaactccgtgactgctcttgaatggcccagccagagccctgacttaaacccaattgagtatctctggagagacctaaaaatggctgtccaccaacgtttaccatccaacctgacagaactggagaggatctgcaaggaggaatggcagaggatccccaaattcaggtgtgaaaaacttgttgcatctgtcccaaaaagactcatggctgtattcgATCAAAAGGGTGCtactactaaatactgagcaaagggtctgaatacttaggaccatgtgatatttcagtttttcttttttaataaatctgcaaaagtgtcaacaattctgtgtttttctgtcaatatggggtgctgtgtgtacattaatgaggaaaaaatgaacttaaatgatttcagcaaatggctgcaatataacaaagagtgaaacatttaagggggtctgaatactttctgtacccactgtatatagtttagctattttattaaatgttttcagaggtaaatcaataacaattactttttttttttttttttttttttttttttatatttcaagtgtgatttatgagatttgtattTTGAATCTAATTTCTGTGTAAAAGGTAAAatgttgatcatactgattttaaagtaaaggattcattagtttgaatacatTGAGCAAAAAAtgatcataacatcttagttgataattcagtatactttatttttgtttcggtattttaacttgcatactaaccctgctgaaaaaaaacagcatatgctggttaggtatgttttggtgctgggatgctggttttagctggtttatgctggtcctttttctggtttatgctggtccttgaccagcaaaggaccagcataaaccagcatcccagcaccaaaacatacctaaccagcatatgctgtttttttttttttcagcagggaaaacactactaaaacatactataATACTAAAAATGTGCATAGCTGTATTGAAATTGTTTATTTCCCTCAAATATGAGGATTGTGTTCCTTTTGCCAGTACCGAAACCATTATGACAtattttggtcatgactgttatggtaatgacaatttttatgagataacaccccaaaaacaaagatgtcactactgaaacgccaccaaatgtttcggtattGACAAtgttagatacttttgaaccaaGCTCAGAGATgataatcagcacatggttaggcCTAGCTAGCAGTTttgaacagtggtacacatataaaacaaccctactgaaaaaaaaaccccagctaaaaccaacctaggctgtttggctggtcttagctggtttaggctggaagtagctggtgttagctggtctcccaaaagtggccaaaacccctctaacccctttttttttcagcaggataaatgttatggaataacaacCAAAAAAGTGTGCGTAATTGCAGAAGAATAATGTTAAGTAGTGATGTTCCTTAAAGTTGCACACAGATCTTTTCTGTacacttttgaacacatttacctcaaaatgatgggccTATCTACTTACCATGTAGCTATGATAGAGGGGGACAcagaaatatttcctgatcaccctgctgaaaaatacAGCTAATAGCCTACCAGCCTGGCTGGTTGGCTgatctttgctggtttaagctagaagtagcttgttttagctggtctcccagcctggccaggctggttttagctggtggtttgccagcctgaccagcctgtccaggatgggaaagtggccaaaacccctctaaaaccagcctgctgaccagctaaaaccagccaaccagcctaggctggttttagctgttttttcagcaggaaggggtgtagttaaaatcagtctcagccaatggactatgAAACTTAGAGGTTAgagtttgggacagccacctcccaactgaaagtacccaataaatgatgattttatatatattaagcttactgatattttaaatattattgtgggtttaaatagataatagaaggatctaagtaaacatttaagatttgaatacttaaatgctctttaaatgtgttttttggttgtggaacAGCAATTTTGTAAAATAGCCCATAACAGAGTGACTGTCAAAATCATTTGACGCCGTTTCACAGCCAAGCCACTAAGTGGCGATGTACAGAATATGAAACGGAAGATACATTGTCTATTACCGCCAGCCGGTGGACGGGAGGTGCAATTACACACGGCAGCCTCAATCAACTAACTGCCTGTTTCTACATAAACAAACATCAGCCTGGGGATGGACAAAGTTCCATAGATCACCATTTGATCACCACTTTAGATCACCATCCGAtaatattttattgctttttaacaCATTTATTAAGCGCTTAATGAAGGTTCTTTAGCTGTACCCAACGGGATTCTGTAAACTTTTCCTGCTGTACACATTGTCAAACTGTGGATTCACAGATAGCCATTCGAGCTAGCTGGCTAAGGTAAATATGAATCttaaatatgcattactaagCTGAGTGTTTTACATGGTTTTCAGTCGCACATGTTCAGATTTTTGAGATTTTAGCTCGTTGCTAATTATACTTTGCGCCGAAGGGCTGAAAGATTGTTTAGCTCTGCAAGAGCTATTCAATGATCAATGTGGGGTTTTTTTTCAGGTCAGAAATTACGTAATTACATCGGGGTTGTATTatttaccatgcttttactatTGTAACAACTATTGCAACTAAGCTTAAATGTTCAGTTTTACTAAATAATTTGTGAATGAACGTGTCAGTGAATAAATGTAACGTGTGTTGCAACTCTTAGGTTTAAAGTGTGTTTAGGTTGTTATTTTTTATAAGACATTcagttatatttataaaaaatcatATTAATCTAAGCATGGTAAgacttaagggatagttcacccaaaatttaagtttctgtcatcgtttactcaccctcatggtatttcaaacttgtatgaattattattattttttatctgtTGACATATATGGCTACCAGCAATTGTTTAGTTaatagcatttttcaaaatatcttcttttttgttcaatacaggtttgaaacaactttaAGTTATTTGGGTGTACTATCTCTTTAAATAGTGGTCATTATACAATAACCTTATTTAAGGTTTTAACGTTTTTTatctacaagtcaaaagtttacctgtaccttgcaaaatctgcaaaaggttaattattttaccaaaataagagaggtgcatgtttccttctggagcatcagagagcgtttgaaccttctgtaatagttgcatctgagtccctcagttgtcctcagtgtgaaaagatggatctcaaaatcatacagtcattgttggaaagggtttaaatacacaaaaatacacaaaaacctGCTGAAAAactttgtgggatctgaaggatttttctggaggacagctgttcaggacaaacaagggacgcatgaacactatcactaaacaaaaaacacagctgtggatcatttaggtaacaaaactattaagaatcaagggtatgaaaacttttgaacggggtcaactactgttttcaggtcagtactaaagaaaaaaataacatgcattttgtattttggtaaaataattaccattttgcacattctgcaaggtgtatgcaaacttttgacttcaactgtaacttTATTTTAGTCTTCCAGTGGATTTCCTGATCAAACTCGACAGCATCCATATCTTGTAAATGGGGAACAGCGCGCTCAAAGCTCATTTGGAAACATCTCAAAAGACTGGAGTCTTTCAGCTGACTGGAAAGGGTTTGACAGAGGTACTAATAGGCTTGCCGTAATCATATTCACCACTCTGATGCACTTAGCAGTGACGTCCTCGTGGATTATTGACAGCTCAAATGTCTTTGTTTATGCAGTTCCCAGAGGAGCTGCAGAGACTCACCGGAAACCTGCGGACAGTCGATCTGTCCAACAACAAAATCGAGGTGCTTCCAGCATTCATAGGAGGCTTCCAGCAACTCAAGAGTCTTACCATAAGCAGCAATAAACTTAGTAAGTGTTGAGAAATAGCTAAATATCACTGTCATGAAGATTAACTGTCATTCTActctttaatatattttttttttgtatgaatgagatttttaatgtttctaaggctcttatgctcataaaggctgtttatttgatcaaaaatacagtaaaatcagtaatattgtgaaatactttttacaatttttcttattttaatatattttaaaatgtaatttatttctgtgatgcaaagctgaattttcagcatcattactccagtcttcagtgtcacatgatccttcagaaatcattgataTGCTGCTTTGTTGCTCAAGACACATACTCTAAtgtctacagttgaggtcaaaagtttacatacaccttgcagaatctgcaaaatgttaattatttaaccaaaataagagggatcatacaaaatgcaataaatggtgttttttatttagtactgacctgaataagatatttcactgtaggattttgagatccatcttttcactctgaggacaactgagggactcatatgcaactattacagaaggttcaagcttTTGACCTGAACTGTACATAGTAAATCAAAGTCTGTGTATTGCAGAGGAGCCTGTATTCTGTGAAATGAATCCTTAAGCACTctattaatgtatgtttttttttgttttttttgttttgtgtgtacAGCCAGTCTACCAAATGACATTGGGAAACTCAAGAAGCTGGAGACTCTTATTTTAAATGGGAACCAGTTGAAGCAGCTTCCTTCATCGATGGGTCAACTGAAGTCCTTACGCACCCTGAGCCTGTCTGGGAATCACTTTAAGGAGTTTCCTAATGGACTCGGCACCCTTCGCCAGCTCGATGTTTTGGACCTGTCCAAGAATAAGATCCAGGTGGTTCCTGCAGAAGTGGCCGAACTGCAAGCCATTGAAATCAACCTCAATCAGAACCAGGTAGGTTTGTTTTAGTTTATTGCATTTAGCAATTGTCATGTCACAATAGGAGTGTCATTGTGACTGTTTGTTCTGTTTCAGATTTCAACCTTGTCTCCAGAGGTGTCCCGTGCTCCCAGACTGAAGGTCTTAAGGCTGGAGGAGAACTGTCTGGAGCTGATCTCTATCCCAGTCTCCATCCTCACTGACTCCCAGGTGTCCCTGCTGTCTGTGGAGGGCAACCTCTTTGAAGTTAAACAGATGCGTGATCTAGAAGGATATGATAAAGTAAGTTTGTGTTAGTTTGGCCTACTTTTATAGCTTTAAATCTTATGTATTTTATGAGAAGATATTAAAAAATCTTTTTAGATTATATTCTGTCTGTGGAGGGTCATAGAGCTCTCggattattattaatttgtgtttctaagatgaacgatgtgagggtgagtaattaatgacagaattttcatttttttggatgAGCTATGCCTTTAATAGTCAGTTTTGTGTGTCTCACCCTCTTCTTTAATATCACATGCTTTTCCAAGATGCAAAATACCACAGTTTAAGTTTGAATGTAAAACAAAACCGGTctaattatttgtttttgaaacaAAAGTAAAATCTCCAAAATCTAACATGTTATTTCAGCAGAGTAATAGGATTTTAGAAGCAGAAACTGAAAATCTGAAAGCtttaagaagttttttttttttttttttttaagaagtgtcttctgctcatcaagcctgcatttatttgatccaacgtacagcaaaaccagtaatattttgtaatgttttttactgtttaaaataactatttttctatttaaatatattttaaaatgtaatttatttctgtgatttgaaAGCTAattgtttagcatcattactccagtcacacgatccttcagaaatcattctaatattctgatttgctgctcaaaaaacatttattatgttgaaaacagctgagtataattttttttcaggtttctttggtaaatagaaagtttagaagaacagcatttatcagaaatagaaatcttttgtaacattatacatgtctttatcatcacttttgatcaatttaaagcataatgttcatgtctttctttcttcagtcgtaaggaaattatgttttttgaggaaaaaaattcaggatttctctccatatagtggacttctatggtgcccctgagtttgaacttccaaaatgaattttctaaatgatcccagccgaggaagaagggtcttatctagcaaaacgattggttattttctaaaaacatttacaatttatatactttttaatctctaaacagagtacacacagagctagacaagacgagcatttgaggttaaaaactagataattttttttttttttttagaaaataaccaattgtttcgctagataagacccttctttccctggctgtgattgtttagagccatttgaagctgaattttggaagttcaaactcaggggcaccatagaagtccactatatggagagaaatcctgaaatgttaacATATGAAAACATCATATATTTTAGGGGGTGGGTGCTATACCACCCTGTTGAaataacagctaaaaccagtctaggctggtttaagctagaaGTAACTGGTGTTAgttggtttcccagcctggctaggctggttttagctggtggtctcccagcctgaccggCTAATACCagctaaaactgcattttggaagttcaaactcaggggcaccatagaagtccattatatggagagaaatcctgaaatgttttcctcaaaaaacataatttccttacgactgaagaaagaaagacatgaacatcttagatgacaagggggtgagtacattatctgtacatttttgttctgaaagtgaactactcctttaagcatgtGATTTAGGAGCCTTTAATTCAAATTGAAATTTGAATGGCATTAAAAgcgatttaattaatttatttttttacattgtcATATAACGACATGCTTTAATCTTTCTTCAGTACATGGAACGTTTCACTGCAACCAAGAAGAAATTTGCCTGAACAGTCGGAGGCTTCCTGCACCTGTCCTCTACGCTGGGCTTACCATAGAGAGGCTTCAGCTGGAGCCGCTTGTGTAAATGGAAAGACATGGAATGGAAAAATGCTCAAGACTGCTTCAGAACTTGTTAGAACGACGGCTCAGAAACCCCAGCCCTGCTGCTCATCACATTACAGTACAAACAGCACTGTATGGACCTGCATTACTCTTTCTTTGCAAAGATTTTATAAACCGAAATATAATGCAGACTCAGCTTTATGAGGACATTTACACTGGAGAATGGTTTATTGGATACTCAAGTGCACTAAGAACGTCTGTCCGTCAGAAAGGCTAGTATAACAACGAATAAATTGTACGTCCTGTACCCTTATAGCATGTGCCATtgctattcatttattttaaagcattagAGTGTTCTGTTCCCTTCTTCGTATGTCTGTTATTATTTCATTACAACATTGTTTTGGGCATCAATGAGGTTTTATCTGTTTAACAGTATTTTGATTAAACTGTGATCTCAAATCTTCCGTTAAACGACATTTGCTGTGATATTTATGAAGTAGCCATTTTTATGACAACAAAGACTGAATATGAGTCTTAATGTTGATTACTATTACATGCAATGAATGCCAGTGGATATTTATATATGTAACACAACAGTCAGTTTTAATGCAGTACATTTGCTTTTACACATTTATACATGCTGCATGTATTCTTATCATAAAAATGCAGAACTACAAGCATTTTAGTGAAGGACTATGTCTTTTCATTCTGTTTTTGAGATCATGGTCATCTCTATGTATTTGTCTATTACGTACACACTTGAATGCTATCTTTGGTCatctgtttaaagggatagttcacccaaaaaataaaaaaaaaaccttatgtaCTGTTCTAaaactgtatgatttttttttcttttgctaaaCACAAAAGCAGATATTTGGTCTCCATTGACtttcacagaattttcatttttaggtgaaaggTCCCTTTAACctagtctttctttctttgaatgaATATATGCACATTAATGCAAATGTGTTAAGTACACATCTAAATCAGAATT from Garra rufa chromosome 21, GarRuf1.0, whole genome shotgun sequence includes:
- the lrrc57 gene encoding leucine-rich repeat-containing protein 57 gives rise to the protein MGNSALKAHLETSQKTGVFQLTGKGLTEFPEELQRLTGNLRTVDLSNNKIEVLPAFIGGFQQLKSLTISSNKLTSLPNDIGKLKKLETLILNGNQLKQLPSSMGQLKSLRTLSLSGNHFKEFPNGLGTLRQLDVLDLSKNKIQVVPAEVAELQAIEINLNQNQISTLSPEVSRAPRLKVLRLEENCLELISIPVSILTDSQVSLLSVEGNLFEVKQMRDLEGYDKYMERFTATKKKFA